The genomic region AATTCAGCAGAAGAAAGcctttcagaaaaaaaaaaaaaaaactcagcagaagaaagaaaaattaagaaataaaggatGACAGAAACCCTAGTTCCTAGGGTTTTATCTAGTTAGGCTTGATTAAAGTAAAAGGGCAATCGAGGATTAATCTGACTGGTCATCATATAAAGCTTATTGGTCAGCATTAGGGCTAATAAAAGAGATTTTACatgtgaaaaattacattcaCAATGGCTGCTCCAATGTCTCCAACAGTTGATTGATGGGCATTGGAACGGAACCATTCTTCTTTTTGCCGTATTCTTTCTCAATTAATAATCCAAAAAGACACATTAAAAAACGGAAAAGAGAGGCATTTAAATATATAGAGCAGCAACTTTAGGATTTGGTACCTATATACACATGCTACTTGCTGCCAAACAATCTAATCTTTGCCAAGCTGGGTTTGCTACGTCTATGTCATAAAAAACTCAAGAGGGAAGGCTATGAAAATGCTGCTAATGATCTGCCTCCTCAGAGCTGAATCTAAGACATGTATAAGTAATTAACTTTGTGATCAAAAACTTTATTTGAAACCATTCTCCTGGTCCCCAAACCtctcaaacaaaaagaaaatgatattcCTTAACAAAAAATCGACTTTAATATGGAATAAACATCACTAAAACTGAACCTTGTCAAGCAGTTGCAGTACTTCTCTTTGTGGCATTGTTGAAGATCTGACACATATTCATGAAATATAAAGCATATACCTTATCTCTCTCCACTTCATTGTTCAAAGCAGACACATAATCAGTTGATCAAATTAAGATTCCAAACCAAAACCAAACTTAAACTTTTGATGCAGCTGGGAGCCACTAGGAAAGCAAATTGCATAAGATTGAAAGTACTGATTCCATAGGCTAAAGCAGTTCACCTTTTCCTCTCTCCACTAGTTACCTCGTAGGTTTATACCACCTATTAAATctcaaaaaatcaaagtatatATAGACCATATTCATAATAATATGGCACTGTGATTCAAATTTAGTATGTTCCTGTTTGTGTCAAGTGCAATTTCTCGCATGCCAATTGATTGGCTCCTTAGAAATTCCTAGCTGTAGTATAGATAGCTAGGGCTTGTATTTAGGTGACAAAAGATATAAATTTCTTGTTTGACATAACCCTAATTTAGTGGATTTAATATtagtttcattttcatttttctaaaGGCAAAAGCACCTGCTTGACCATGAAGTCAGTCGCTTGCAACAATGCCACATAGTAAGTTCATGTATTTGAAGAAAAGGATTCGGAGACATCCAAAGTTGTCCCTTATTACTTTTACCTTAATTGAGAAGCTTTAATCCCCACTTAGCACGTACTGGGTTGACCACAGTTTCCCTGATCGGTTATATTCCTAATCTCCTTTTTTACCTTCTTTAATAAAGTGACTAACTATTGAACAATAGGACTAAGGTTCAAATGCATTAATGGGATTTAATATGATTTCATGAAGTTGCGACTGTTAGATGCTGACTGCTAGGctcaaaataattgaattttgtgGGAATTATGACTTTAATCCtcatttctttgaaaattcatgaacaagaatatgaaatttttactATATCTCATGCAGCAAGTCAATCTACCTCTCATTACAAAAGATTCCtttcaaatgcaaattcaAACAAGTTCATCAACTTGCTCAACTTGTATGTGAATTGCAAGACCAAACTGCTTATTTTGAACTTACAATTCTAAGGGAAGCATAAAATGCAGTCCATGCATTTAACTGGTGGACAACTGCTGATTACAATGACAGTCTAAGCTCCAAATCCAGCTCTTGCGTGTCACTTGATTCAGAATTCTGACTGCTAGATCCCAATGAGTTGCTCCTGTGTTTCTTGCTCTTTTTTGGTTGTGAATCCTATAAGTATATAGGAAAAGGAAgggaaaaaatattaaattctaTATAAAAcagaatcttttttttttttttgctcaaagATACAAAACAGAATCTTGACATGCCATCTATGTAGCTTTCATTTCTACATTTAATGTGGACATCTACATATGAAGGGAGTATGTAGCAACCTCGACATGTAGGTTTAGAAGCTGTCTGGTCATGTTTGGTTGTGCAAAATGTTGAGTGTCTAAGATGCCACTGCCGGGGTTCCAACTGTTGCAAATGATTGGAGATATTAATTATAAGCACAAAATACCCTAGAACAAGCTTCTAAGGAGAAATCAGATTTTCACCAAAAGGTCATTCTTGTGAAAAGAAATAGGATAGGAAAGTCAATTACACTCACCTTGCTGCAGTACTAGGTTGGGAATCACCATATCTGATGTTTGCTCTTTGATCATATTCACCTAGCCCCATCTGTAATATCAGGTAAATTTGACTAATTTACTTTGCAATTCAAGACTATAGAGAATTACTAATAAAGTAATACATAAACAATCAATTCAGTTtccttaatttcttaaattcttgTTCTCATTGGAACACTTCTATTCaccaatataataatttatatacagCAATCAAGGTGGGGGATGACAATATGATTATATGAAGTactgaaaatttatttcttggGGGAAAAGTATCTAGGGTTAGCACCAAGTAAACAAAGTCAGCAACTTCAAGGATCCTTATACAAACATAATTTCGACAAATTCATAAAGAAAGAGACAACTATTTCCATCAAAGCTTGTATGCCATGATCATGATGAGGATGCTAAACAAATATTGCAATATCCACCAAAAATCTTCTGCCATGTATTTTCTCCTCTTAGCGGTACACTACCTCATCATCTATTAGGAAACAGCAGTTACAAATGGGTGACAcagaaaatcatttcaaagATGCACTCAATGACCCATcaattttttgaagaaaaaaaaattggaattttatgGTACTCTTTGGAGACAACAAAGAGCAGGTTCACCTACCATCATGCTGGGGTGGAAACCATAAGAAGCTGAGGATGTTGATGAGGTTGATGAATAAGAAAAGGATGATGATGGCATAGATGGATAAGCTGTCTGCACTCTCATGTCTTCCTGCATGTacagaaaaattttaatgaaattccCCAAATAAAAACTTCACCTGATATAGCCAGATAATCTTTTAAGCACTTAAAAAACACAAGAAGGGTTTAGGGAAggcaaaaaaaaggaaaaaagagtgAGGAGTTACCTGGTTGAAATTTCCAGGGTAAGGTCCGTGAAGAGAAGGATGGTAGCTACAGCCCATTTGTCCATGTAATCTGATCTTCTCCAATTGAGCCACACCAAGCCCTCTCTGGGGTTGCTTAGGCTTGTCTGAATTACTCTTCTTGCCTTTTCTCGAAGACGACCCTCCTCTTTCATTTCCCATGTTTGGTTCTCCAAAATAACTGCTACCCATCTTCTATGTTTTTTCCGTGATAATATGTCAAAGACAGagataaaacaagaaaaaagaagaagaaagaaaagagagagatagTTTAGCTTTGCAAATCCCAAGCCTTCTCTTGCAGCAAACTTTCTGGCAAAGGAGAGCTGCTGAGGAATCAGAGATCTCCGCTCCCTTTTTAAGCTGTTTGCACCTAAGTAATTATTGCATCGCTGGATCAGATTGTGTACAGATTTACTagccatatatatatatatatatatatatatatatatatatatatatatatatatatatatatatatatatacacatagaTTTTATGCTCATTTTTTTCCACTACCTCTGtgttgcctttttttttttttttgagtacttaccttatatatttttttaatgacaacaccaaaagcaataaaacaaaaaaaccaaattagtattatattatttctttaatttattttaataattttaaatagaCCTCGAAGCCTAAGACCTGAAAGGGATTGtctctttcaaaattaagcttaGCCAAAATTTCAAACCCTACGCGCCATTGCAGTGCGTTGATAGCTTCAACTTTACCTACACTGCAAGGGTCCATGTCACGCTCCTTCAAAAGAAGGTAAGACAGGATTTCACGTCCAAGTTAAGGTTGAAATCTAAGGTTTTTGCTTCGTGTATCTTTCATTTGTGTATTTAGTTTTTGATTTCTATCTTGTCTTGTTTTAAACAACATTCTCTATATATTAAGCAAAAGGGGGAAAAAACTTACTACTCTAAAGGCATATAGCATGGCCTTCAAGTATAGATTCTAGAAATCCCGGTTGCAGCTTAACAGGGATTCTTGGGATTATATCCAAACTTGTATCAATCTcgaaatttttgtttgaatgtTTCCATAAAAGAGATTGCaatgtaaaatatatatttctcaAAAGGGTTCAATTCTCCAAAATCAAGTATTTCTTTatattatacaaaaaaatataactaaaTTTTGTGAAGAATTAATGCTGaataaatatgtatatgtatatatatatagagagagggAGAGGCTAATTTGACCGAAAGATCGCGATAATTTGAGGGAAGATATCCTGTTTAAGAATTAGCCAAAGGGGAACCAAATCTAATTGAGCTGTTTAACGCATGATTTGTGGGTCATATTTTATGAGTTGTTTGTGTGGTGGAAAGTGAGAATCTTCCAATTTCTTATAAAGACATGTGAACCTCTTGCAATTACCAAAGAAACCCCCTTAAATCCCTCCCAGAGTATGGCATTTGCTGGGTAATTGCAGGCataaccttttcttttttacactAAAATACGAGTTCCCTCATTCAGAAAGCAAAAGTCCTTATAATAATACCCACAGTTTAAACTCATCACACCTCTGGAGACTTTTtcgagtttttttttttttttggaaattaaatCACCCGAAGCTCATCAtaaactcttttaaaattattaagagtccgtttgattaatatttttaaaattattaaaattataaaccAATCGATTATGACAGAAATACATCGATATAAGAGATATCATTAAAATATACAGGGAATGGGGTTATATAAAAGAGGATAAATTTGCGTTGCACAACATTAAAAAGCAAAGTAAGTCAAAGCGGGGCGAGGGATCATTGGTTAAATTATGAATCCCAATTCAAAGGTTTGGTTAATTATTCTATATAATATTGAGGGACTCCCCATCACTCTTTTTTCCTCCAAACATGTTTGAAACAAATGAGCATTTAGAGATTAAATTAAAGCATCCTAAAAGTATTGgcttaaggaagaaaacatgTATCACACAAATCCAACACTTGTTTT from Theobroma cacao cultivar B97-61/B2 chromosome 9, Criollo_cocoa_genome_V2, whole genome shotgun sequence harbors:
- the LOC18588556 gene encoding protein SPEAR3; its protein translation is MGSSYFGEPNMGNERGGSSSRKGKKSNSDKPKQPQRGLGVAQLEKIRLHGQMGCSYHPSLHGPYPGNFNQEDMRVQTAYPSMPSSSFSYSSTSSTSSASYGFHPSMMMGLGEYDQRANIRYGDSQPSTAASWNPGSGILDTQHFAQPNMTRQLLNLHVEDSQPKKSKKHRSNSLGSSSQNSESSDTQELDLELRLSL